The following proteins are encoded in a genomic region of Fusarium keratoplasticum isolate Fu6.1 chromosome 9, whole genome shotgun sequence:
- a CDS encoding Patatin-like phospholipase domain-containing protein — MADLLLQTRAVPTHSKPKSPVKSNTKAKRPPSVSSSAPAVVSTIQKAIKQANDTWLWCKDGLTEDQRQKVQQLEERKHHLGLRMQNAESHAQWEAAAKELDVLEGNDEWKRDASSGDYNPKLIKERLQALDEARTKCDVHTMMHLIRTALSRDLGGMDNVDLYRHSYSGTKHLIERYVESTIHTIEAVVTQSRLDQSVEYRDLLEGILFARQSFGRSALLLSGGGTFGMSHIGVLKALFEAQLLPRIISGASAGSIVCAAMCTRTDEEIPQLIEEFPYGDLSVFESPDGTDGVWNNLRRLLTEGSWSDIKHLTRVMRGLMGDMTFQEAYNRTRRILNICVSTASMYELPRLLNYVTAPNVMIWSAVAASCSVPLVFNASPLLVKDPITGEHLPWNPTPQRWIDGSVDNDLPMARLSEMFNVNHFIVSQVNPHVVPFLAKDDHLSPQRKPERPQQVNADEFDWMYTLTSLARDEALHRLHFLAELGIMPNLATKFRSVLSQKYSGDINILPEMSINDLPRLMRNPSPEFMMRACLVGERATWPKLSRIRDRCAIELALDRAVHRLRARVIFSESQRDLRRLNVTMGNIPLKIPPTAQAGQAAAASAETKNQKRHRRKSGSSLLVAPRQWLLVDDAITDDETEQEERLEMESRRSQVGSSLSQRKPRLKRASRSQVHIHTRATLASSVHAEETNPGFNFSKPITPPLKGVDNDTEVAVDEEPEEATPEPWSAPAWQPRTSISPPAEEAETSEAYHSSDAHRDDTDISDPEPYDVHQISNTPNKALSVESRGRYGPEERAGWILWD; from the exons ATGGCCGATCTGCTGCTCCAAACCCGTGCGGTTCCTACCCACTCGAAGCCCAAGTCTCCCGTCAAGTCGAACACGAAAGCGAAGCGTCCACCGAGCGTGTCCTCGTCGGCTCCAGCGGTCGTCAGTACGATTCAAAAGGCCATCAAGCAGGCCAATGATACTTGGTTATGGTGCAAGGATGGTTTGACAGAAGACCAGCGCCAAAAGGTTCAACAGTTGGAAGAAAGGAAACATCATTTGGGTCTGCGCATGCAAAAT GCCGAGTCTCACGCGCAATGGGAGGCTGCCGCGAAGGAACTTGACGTTCTCGAAGGAAACGACGAGTGGAAACGAGACGCATCGTCGGGCGACTACAACCCCAAGTTGATCAAGGAGCGTCTACAAGCCCTTGACGAAGCCCGCACCAAATGCGACGTTCATACCATGATGCACTTGATACGCACTGCCCTGTCTCGAGATCTTGGTGGCATGGATAACGTTGATCTCTACCGACACTCATACTCGGGAACGAAGCATCTCATCGAGCGCTACGTCGAGTCCACAATACATACAATTGAGGCTGTTGTCACGCAAAGTCGACTTGACCAGAGTGTTGAGTATCGCGACTTGCTTGAAGGCATCCTATTTGCTCGGCAGAGCTTTGGCCGCAGCGCATTGCTCCTGTCAGGTGGTGGCACCTTTGGCATGTCCCATATTGGCGTGTTGAAGGCCCTGTTTGAGGCACAGCTTCTGCCAAGGATTATTTCAGGTGCAAGCGCCGGAAGTATTGTTTGCGCCGCCATGTGCACGCGAACAGACGAGGAAATCCCTCAGTTGATCGAGGAGTTTCCCTACGGAGACCTTTCTGTATTCGAGAGTCCCGATGGCACGGACGGCGTTTGGAACAACTTGCGCCGTCTGCTCACCGAAGGGAGTTGGTCCGACATCAAGCACCTTACTAGGGTCATGAGAGGCTTGATGGGTGACATGACCTTTCAAGAGGCTTACAACCGAACACGCCGAATCCTCAACATTTGCGTCTCGACGGCCTCCATGTATGAGCTGCCGAGACTGCTCAACTACGTCACGGCTCCGAATGTCATGATCTGGTCCGCTGTCGCCGCTTCATGTTCGGTTCCTCTCGTCTTCAACGCGTCGCCTCTTCTCGTCAAAGATCCCATCACGGGCGAGCATTTGCCATGGAACCCAACTCCACAGCGCTGGATTGATGGCTCAGTGGACAATGACTTGCCCATGGCGCGCCTCTCGGAAATGTTCAACGTGAATCACTTTATCGTTTCCCAAGTGAATCCCCACGTCGTCCCCTTTCTTGCCAAGGATGACCACTTGTCCCCTCAAAGAAAGCCGGAACGCCCCCAGCAAGTCAATGCCGACGAGTTTGACTGGATGTACACGTTGACATCTCTAGCGAGGGACGAGGCGCTTCACCGACTTCACTTCCTGGCTGAGCTTGGCATCATGCCCAACCTTGCCACCAAATTTCGCAGTGTCCTCAGCCAGAAGTATTCTGGTGACATCAACATCCTACCCGAGATGAGCATCAACGACCTCCCACGCCTGATGCGAAATCCGTCGCCCGAGTTCATGATGCGAGCGTGTCTCGTGGGTGAGCGGGCGACCTGGCCCAAACTGAGCCGGATACGAGACCGATGCGCTATTGAGCTGGCCTTGGATCGCGCGGTGCATAGACTCCGGGCCAGAGTCATCTTTTCCGAGAGCCAGCGGGACCTGCGTCGCCTGAATGTCACCATGGGGAACATTCCCCTCAAGATCCCTCCCACAGCACAAGCAGGACAAGCGGCAGCGGCGTCTGCGGAGACAAAGAACCAGAAGCGACATCGTCGGAAGTCTGGAAGCAGCCTCCTCGTGGCTCCCAGACAATGGTTACTGGTCGACGATGCCATCACCGATGACGAGACGGAACAAGAGGAACGACTCGAGATGGAGTCCCGCCGAAGCCAGGTCGGATCATCTCTTTCGCAGCGCAAGCCTCGTCTGAAGAGAGCATCTAGAAGCCAAGTTCACATTCACACCCGAGCTACACTGGCATCCTCAGTTCACGCCGAGGAAACCAACCCAGGCTTTAACTTTTCGAAGCCCATAACTCCACCTTTGAAGGGGGTGGATAACGATACAGAGGTGGCAGTAGATGAAGAGCCGGAGGAAGCAACTCCAGAACCTTGGTCTGCACCAGCATGGCAGCCACGCACAAGCATTTCACCGcctgctgaagaagctgaaacAAGCGAAGCATATCATTCCAGCGACGCCCACAGAGATGACACGGACATTAGTGATCCCGAGCCATACGACGTACATCAAATCTCAAACACTCCAAACAAAGCCCTCAGCGTAGAGAGTCGAGGACGTTACGGCCCAGAGGAGAGGGCAGGCTGGATTCTCTGGGACTAG
- a CDS encoding MFS domain-containing protein: MALQNPESTQKYETDNHTTESPDDDVLTYPEGGLRAWGVVFGSFCIMLSVFGVINTAAIFESYFMENQLKDKEPSTVAWIFSLYLFNIYFLGLLAGPVFDKHGHRLLIFVGSVLVVASFMLLSLCSEYYQIILCFSMLFGIGASLMNIPAYAVIGHWFDKRRGFAVGVASTAGGIGGIIFPLLFQATLPSIGFAWSMRMLGFILLLLALPSNLLIRTRLPPSEQFESAWPEFRLFKDPRLSLCCAGIFFMEYGIMVPLTYVVSYATEHGHESSNSYMLPALLNAGSVVGRVVPGIISDRIGRFNVLIITVGACIICVLALWLPAGDSKPMLIAFTLLLGFASGGNVSLVPVCIGQLCDSKDYGRYLSTALLAASFGTLTGIPIGGALLGLGNGDGWLAVIIFSGVSYAVSWSCYLAARILAVGWTVKAIY, encoded by the exons CGTCCTTACGTACCCAGAAGGCGGCCTCAGAGCTTGGGGCGTCGTCTTTGGATCTTTCTGCATTATGCTCTCTGTTTTTGGCGTGATTAATACTGCGGCTATTTTTGAGTCGTATTTTATGGAGAATCAGCTGAAAGATAAGGAGCCGTCGACTGTTGCCTGGATCTTTTCGTTATATCTCTTCAACATTTACTTCCTGGGATTGTTGGCGGGCCCTGTATTTGATAAACACGGCCATCGACTGCTCATCTTTGTTGGAAGTGTTTTAGTGGTTGCTAGTTTCATGTTGTTGAGTTTGTGCTCAG AATATTATCAGATAATTCTCTGCTTTTCTATGCTCTTTGGAATAGGAGCCTCTCTAATGAACATTCCCGCCTACGCCGTCATAGGCCACTGGTTCGACAAACGACGCGGCTTTGCAGTTGGTGTAGCATCAACAGCGGGAGGTATTGGCGGCATCATATTCCCCCTACTTTTTCAAGCTACACTGCCAAGCATTGGGTTTGCCTGGAGCATGCGGATGCTGGGCTTCATTCTACTCTTACTCGCCCTACCTTCCAATCTCTTGATTCGGACTCGATTACCACCGAGTGAGCAGTTTGAATCCGCATGGCCTGAGTTTAGGCTGTTTAAAGATCCAAGACTATCTTTATGCTGCGCGGGAATATTCTTCATGGAATATGGGATAATGGTTCCTTTAACTTATGTTGTCTCCTATGCCACAGAACATGGACATGAATCTTCAAACAGTTATATGCTCCCGGCACTGCTCAACGCCGGTAGCGTTGTTGGGAGAGTCGTACCAGGAATTATCTCAGATCGAATCGGCAGATTCAATGTTCTCATCATTACTGTCGGGGCATGTATCATCTGCGTTCTTGCACTCTGGCTACCAGCGGGAGATTCAAAACCCATGCTCATAGCcttcaccctcctcctgggcTTCGCAAGCGGTGGAAACGTCAGCTTGGTCCCTGTCTGCATAGGCCAGCTCTGCGATTCGAAAGATTACGGACGATATCTGTCAACCGCTCTGCTGGCGGCGAGCTTTGGAACCTTGACGGGCATTCCTATAGGGGGTGCTCTCCTCGGGCTCGGTAACGGAGATGGGTGGTTGGCTGTCATCATATTTTCTGGTGTTTCATATGCGGTGTCTTGGAGTTGTTATCTTGCCGCGAGGATACTGGCCGTGGGATGGACTGTGAAGGCTATCTATTGA